CGGTGAAGAAGAACACGGTCATCAGGACCATGACGATCAGCGCGCCCTTGGGAGCGAAACGGGCCATCCAGCGCGAGGCGGCTATGTGCCGGGGGACCACAGGTTCGCTGGTTCTGCCGTAGCTGGTCGCGACGTACGTCACCATGGCCATGAGCGCCACGGCACCGACCAAGTGCTTGAGCAGGACCGACAGATCGACAACTGGCACAGCGTCCAGCAGGTGCATCACCCCTGGCGTACTGAGCCACAAGGTCACGGCGAAACCCGCGTAAATGCCCCACAGGGACAGTCGGTAGGCGTCGCCGTAACGGACAGCGGGGACCCGCCACACGGCAACAACCGTCAACACCAGCGCAGCAAGATACTCAAGCAGGGCAAGCACGGCGAAGGACTCCTGACGAGGGGGCTTGCCCCGGCTCAGCCAGGGCACGAAAGCAGCTACCGCGTCCCGCGGAGCCGCGGAGGGGCGACAGGGTGGGACAGGGAGTGCTCAAGAAGGCTGACCATGTCCTCGCCCACCGAGGGCCGTTGGCGGGCGATCCGCTTGATGAGCGAGGCCGAAAGCTCCGCCTCCTGCTCTTCGGGGGTGTCGTAGCGGGCTCGCGCCTGGACCACCGCACCGGGACCGAGACGGCCGAGGAGCCCTTGGTAGAGATCGCCCGGGACGTACTGCTCGATGTCCTGCCGGCTCAAGGAGGTGCCGTGGTCGAACCACTCATGGCAGAGCTCATGGAGGATCGTGTGCTCGGTCCCCGTCTGCGTCGGCCGGCGCCGGTACAACACGTACGTGACCTGGTCGGTCCTGACGCGCAGACCGCACGCGGCACGAAGCCCGCCCTCGGGCTCGGCAAGCTCCACCAGGTGGATGGAGCGACCCCGCGCATCCTCCATGTTCCGCACCAGCGCGTCCACACTGAAAGGGGTGGGCATGGGCAAATCGGCAAGAAGCCGCACACACCGCTTGTGCAACGCGCGAGGCGACAACGGCGCTTTGCTGCGCCACCACATGTGCTCCTCCTGCCAGGCCCCGGGACACGGGCCAGCCATCAGCGCGGCCGCACCCACGCAGTACCCGGGCTGACCCGTCGGTTTCGCGCCGGAGCTGGCGAAGAGGACAGTACACAGCCGGAGTGACGACCCTCCCCTGGTTGGGCGCCTCACGTGAGACGCTCCCTCACCTGCCGCTCCATGTTGATCACGGCAGTGACCTGGTCTTTTCGCGTCGCCACGCAACTACGGGACAGCAGCTGTTGATGACCCGGTGATGGCCAAGAGGTGACACACGGCCAAGACGTTATCGAAACGTTTTGTTGTGTGCAGTAACATATTCGGCCGGTCAGTGACCAGGCCCTCCCCGTCCACCCCCGGGATGGGGAGGGTCGGCCGCAGGTGGCTAGGCCCGCATCAGGGCCTGGATGGCGGTGGCGCTGGGACGAGGCTCGCGGTTGTGGTCGAACAGTCCGAAGGGGACCGAGAATCCGTTCAGCCACTCGTAGTTGTCCACCGCTGTCCACAAGTGGACACCAGCGATGTCCATACCGTCGGTGAGCGCATCGGCGACCTGGCGAAGCGCGGCGGTCAGGTAGGCGATGCGCTGGGTGTCGTCGTCGCCGCCGTAGCCGATCTCGGCCACCAGGTAGCGCTTGCCCGGCAGTTCTGTGCGCAGGCGGGTGAGGACCTGGCCCAACCCCTCCGGCCAGACGACGTAGCCTTGCGGGCCGACCGGTTCACCGGCCGGATAGGGGATGATCTTCCCTTCGGCGGTGATGGCCGGGTTGTAATAGTAGCTGAAGCCGTAGAGATCGAATGCGCTTTCGTACCGCGTCATGCGTGCGAGGGAGAGCCACGAGTCCCACACGGCCGCATCCAGATCAGCCGTCGCCGCCGCAGCGGCCGCGCTGTCGTCGGCCGGGTGCAGCACGGCCAGCGACTCATTCGTGGCGGTGGGCCGACCGCCCTGGCGCAGGCGCAGGGCTGCCTCGAAGTCGGCCTGGTGGATGGCCTGAAGGACCGTGCGGAACTCCTCGCGCGAAGTGTGTCCCGGCGGGAACGTGCCGGCCAGGTAGCCCTTCAGCGCGTAGCTGAAGGGGTTGTTGACCGGCATCCAGCCGCCGGCCAGGTCGCCGAAGGTCTCGCCGATGAAGTCGACGTGGCGGGCCCACGTGGCGAGGGCCGAGGGAGCGAGGAATCCGCCGTCGGCGGCGAACCACTTCGGCAAGGCGGTATGCAAGAGACAGACCCATAGGCTCAGCCCCGACTGGCGGCCGGCCTGCAGGATCTGCCGGTAGTGCTCGATGGCCCGGGCGTCGTGCCGACCTGGTTGCGGTTCGAGCCGAGCCCAGTCCAGCGACAGCCGGTAGTCGCCGAATCCCCAGTCGGCCAGCAGGGCGAAGTCGGCCGCGTACCGGTCGTCGAAGCCGTTTCCGTCGCCGCTGGCGGGCGCCTTGCCGGCTTGCTCCCAGCCCCACCAGTTGTCTGCCGGAGTCGCACCCTGAGTCTGGGTGGCCGAGCTGGAGGAGCCCCAGCGGAACCCGGTGGGGAAGCGCACATGGCCGGCGGCAGACGTCGTCAAAGCTACGGTCTCCTGATCGAGGCTGGCAGGGCGATCCGCAGAGTGTGACCGCGAGAGGCCCTGTGCCAGGACGGGCATCATCGCCGCGCACCCGAGTACGAAGGACCGCCGGGTGGTGAAGTTGGCCTTCGACATGTGCAGTTCAACCAGTTGCGGGACGCGCCACGGTCTTCTCCTTGCTGAGCGGTGCTCAGGGGTGAGGCTACCTGGTGGGGATCTTGCCGAGCGCCCCAGGCCTGTGCCGCGAGGACAACCTTCGCCTCGGCCGACGTACACGACTCCAAGGCGGCACCGACGCGCGCCACCCGGATCAGCCTGCGGCGGCTGAACCTCCCCGAGAAGTTCCGCGTCCACGACTGGCGGCACGACAAGGTCACCAACGACCTGGACGCGGGGAAGGACCCCGCGGAGGTCTCGGCCAATGTGAGACACCACACGTCGGACCGCACCCTGGCCCAGCATGGCACGCGCCGAGTCGAAGGGGCCCGCAGGCCGGCGTCCGGGACGGCTCGGCGCATCGTGCTGGAAAGGATCACATGAGGCGTTTGGCCGGGTGGCCGCGCGTTGGCCGCATTGGCCACCGATTCCGCGCATCATCCCAGGTCAGAGCGGAGAACTGAAGCAACGGCCGGGGCCGCCACCCCCCACAGGAGAGGCCCCGGCCGTCGCGCTGACGGGCCGCGCGCGGCCCGTACCTACTTCAGCGCCGTGAGTGCGTTTTCTGTCACACCCCGGGCACGCCCGGCCCTTACTCTGCGCACACCCGCACCTTGTCACGAGTTAGTTGCATCCTCTACGGACATGGACGAGGCTCGGTTTCACGCCGTAACGTGCCATTCGCGCCGGACCAGGAAACAGGCGTAAAGGGAGTGCGGTGCTGGGGGACGACGCGGAGCTGACCGCCGCGGTGCGTGCGGCACAGGACGGAGACGAGACCGCGTTCCGTACGGTGTACCGCGCCGTGCAGCCGCGGCTGCTCGGATACGTACGCACGCTGGTCGGTGATCCGGACGCCGAGGACGTCGCGTCCGAGGCCTGGCTGCAGATCGCCCGCGACCTCGACCGGTTCAGCGGAGACGCCGACCGCTTCCGTGGCTGGGCCGCCCGGATCGCCCGTAACCGAGCCCTGGACCACATACGGATGCGCGGCCGCCGCCCCGCCATAGGCGGCGACGAGACGGAACTGACCGGCCGGGCCGCCGAGTCCGACACGGCCGGCGAGGCCATCGAGGCCCTGGCCACCGACAGCGCCCTCTCCCTCATCGCGCGGCTCCCGCAGGACCAGGCCGAGGCGGTCGTCCTGCGGGTCGTGGTCGGCCTCGACGCCAAGAGCGCCGCCGAGACGCTCGGCAAACGCGCCGGTGCCGTACGCACCGCGGCGCACCGCGGACTGAAACGGCTCGCGGAGCTGATCGGCGAGGATCCGGAATCGGTGGGTGCGCTGGATGCGCTCCCACCCCAGAGAGAACCGCGTGGCCGCGCGGTGTCGTCCGCAACTGTGACGGATATGCGTGCGCGGACGCAGAAGGACATGTGATGGCCGACGAGCAGGACAAGTGGCTGAACCGTGAGACGGCGGAACGTCTGCTGCGCGGTGAGTCGCTGGAAGCCGTCGACGCCTCCGCACGTGACCAGGCCGAAGGCCTCTCCCAGGTGCTCGGCGCGCTGTCCGCGCAGGCGGCCCCCGCCACCGGTGAACTCCCCGGCGAACAGGCCGCCCTGGCCGCGTTCCGCAAGGCCCGCGAGGCCGCCGACGCCGAACGGACCGTCGCGGTCCGCGCCGCCGGCGCCTCCGCCCTGCCCGGGCCCGGCGGCGACGCGGGTCTGGTCCGCATCGGCGCCCCGGCCCGTACCGGAATCCGGGACCGGCGGCCCCGCTGGGCCCGGCCGGTGCGCCTGGGGCTCGCCGCCGCGCTGACCGTGGGCACACTGGGCGGGGTCGCCATGGCCGCCGGGACCGGGATGCTGCCCACGCCGTTCGAGCCCGCGCACCCCCGCCCCGCCGTCTCCGTCTCCGCCGACGGGTCCTCCGGGGGGCCGTCCGCCTCGGACTCGCCGCAGGGCACCGCGAGCCCGACTCAGCCCGGCACCCCGAGCGGCAGCACGGGCACGCGCCGCGGCGGCGCTTCCGGAGAAGCCTCCGGACCGGACGGCCGCCCGGGTGGCAGCGCCTCTCCGGGCGCCGGCGACCTCTCCGGCACGCTCGGCAGCCGCTGGAAGGACGCGGCCGCGGCCTGCCGCGACATCCAGGACGGCAAGGGCCTGGACACCGGGCGGCGGCGCGCGCTGGAGAACCTGGCGGGCGGGAGTGCCCGGGTGAGCCAGTTCTGCAAGGTCGTCCTGACCGCCGTCGACTCGGTCGGCGGCCAGGGGAGCGGCGGCCAGGGCGACGAGAACGGCGGCAACGGCAAGGACAAGGGCGGCAAAGGCCAGGGCGAAGGGAACGGCCAGGGCGGCGGCGACGGCGGTCACTTCGGCGAGGGCAACGGTAAGGACAAGCCCGGTGGCGGCGGCAAAGGCTGGCACGGCGAAGGTGCCTCGCCCCTTCCCTCGGCCCTCGCTCCGGTCCCCTCGGCCCTGGGATCTGTCTGACGTTGCCCTCTCCCACTGCCTCAAGGGCGTGGGAGGTGCCCTCAGCCCTGCGCGCCTGGCACGCACTCCCCCAGAGAGACGGGAATGGTCGGACAGGCCCTGCTCCGGTGCACCCGCCCGCACGACCGGCGCCGGGCCCACCCCCGGCACCGAGTCCGGCGTACACCGCGCTCCGGGCTCTGGGTACCTGAAATGCGCCCCCTATCACCCCTCTGACCTGCGGTTTCGTGGTCCGCGAAAAATTACCCGCGCGAGGTGTGACGTTTTTGGCGCCCCGTACGCAGTAATGAGTGAGCCGACTGGTCATCGGCCGTCGCACTGAGCCGGGGTTCCCCCCGTACCCACGGCTCGTGCACCTGGCGCGGGCGGGACACGTTCCCCCGGTCCCGCCCGCGCCCCGCAGCCTCTCTCCCCGATGGACGACAGCTCTCACCGGGTGACTCTCACCAGTAGACGACGACCTTGTCGCCCACCCGCACCTGCGCGAACAGCTGCTGGATCGCGGCCTGGTCCCGGACGTTGACGCACCCGTGCGAGCCTCCCGCGTATCCGCGCGCCGCGAAGTCGTACGAGTAGTGCACGGCCTGGCCGCGGCTGAAGAACATCGCGTACGGCATCGGCGAGTGGTAGAGCGTCGACACCCAGTTCCGCGCCTTCCAGTAGACGTGGAACACACCTTCCCGGGTCGGTGTGTACTGCGTGCCGAATCGCACCGCCGTCGTCGTCACGGTCCGGCCGTCGACCATCCAGCGCAGGGTCCGTGTCGTCTTGTCGATGCACAGCACGCGGCCGGTCAGGCAGCGCGGGTCGGGCGCGCCGGCCGGCTGACCGCCCATCAGATACAGCTCCCAGGTGCCGGGCGTGTGGGTCATGGCCACCAGCCGCTGCCAGGTGACGGTGTCCGTCCGGCCGGTCTGCGGCAGCCCGCGCTTGCCCTGGAAGCCCCGGACGCCCCGCTCGGTCAGCGCGCCGTACGACCCGCTCGGCCCCTCGGACAGCCAGTCCAGCTGGCGCAGCCGCGCCTGCAGCTCCCGTACGGCGGGCCCGCTGTCGCCGCGCGACCACAGGACGCGGGGAGCGGCCGCGGGCGCGGGAGCGGACAGTGACGGTTGGGCCGTTCGGGTGGGATCCGTGGGCAGGCTCTCCTGGGTCCCGGGCACGCTGGTCCGGGTCTGGATGTGCAGGGGCGCCCTGGCTTTGGCGTCGGCGTCCGGCGGCTGCACGGTGCAGCCGCAGAGGGCGGCGAGGGCGGCGGCCGAGGCGAGTACGGCGGCAGGTCTTCCCGAGTTCCTCATGCCGGGGATGTTTCCCCGCGTGACCGCCGTCGAACGACGGGGCATGGTGAGGGGTGACAGGACGTAGTGCGGAGGCATCCATGGCGCGTGAGTCGGAGTCGGGGCTGCCGATCGAGCCGGTCTACGGACCCCAGGCGCTGGAGGGCTGGAACCCGGCCGGGAAACTGGGCGAACCAGGCGCGTACCCCTTCACCCGCGGGGTGTACCCCACCATGTACACCGGCCGCCCGTGGACCATGCGGCAGTACGCCGGCTTCGGTACGGCCGCCGAGTCCAACGCCCGCTACCGGCAGCTGATCGCCCACGGCACGACCGGGCTCTCGGTCGCCTTCGACCTGCCCACCCAGATGGGCCACGACTCGGACGCCCCGCTCGCCCACGGCGAGGTCGGCAAGGTGGGCGTGGCGATCGACTCGATCGAGGACATGCGGGTGCTGTTCGACGGCATCCCGCTCGGCCAGGTCTCGACGTCGATGACGATCAACGCCCCGGCGGCCCTGCTCCTTCTGCTCTACCAGCTGGTGGCGGAGGAACAGGGGGCGCGGCCCGATCAGCTGACCGGCACGATCCAGAACGACGTGCTGAAGGAGTACATCGCACGCGGGACGTACATCTTCCCGCCGAAACCCTCCCTGCGCCTGACGGCGGACATCTTCAAGTACTGCACCGCCGAGATCCCGAAGTGGAACACGATCTCGATCTCCGGGTACCACATGGCCGAGGCGGGGGCATCACCCGTTCAGGAGATCGCTTTCACCCTGGCGGACGGCATCGAGTACGTCCGTACGGCGGTCGCGGCCGGCATGGACGTCGACGACTTCGCCCCCCGCCTCTCCTTCTTCTTCGTGGCCCGTACGACGCTGCTGGAGGAGGTCGCCAAGTTCCGCGCGGCGAGGAGGATCTGGGCCCGGGTGATGCGCGAGGACTTCGGCGCCCGGAACCCGAAGTCCCTGATGCTCCGCTTCCACACCCAGACGGCCGGCGTCCAGCTGACGGCCCAGCAGCCCGAGGTGAACCTGGTCCGGGTCGCCGTCCAGGCCCTGGCCGCGGTGCTCGGCGGCACGCAGTCGCTGCACACCAACTCCTTCGACGAGGCGATCGCCCTGCCGACGGACAAGAGCGCACGACTGGCGCTGCGCACCCAGCAGGTACTGGCGCACGAGACGGACCTGACCGCGACGGTCGACCCCTTCGCGGGCTCCTACGCGGTGGAGCGCATGACGGACGACGTCGAGGAGGCGGCCGTCGACCTGATGCGCAGGGTCGAGGACCTGGGCGGAGCGGTGGCGGCGATCGAGCGGGGCTTCCAGAAGTCCGAGATCGAACGCAACGCGTACCGGATCGCCCAGGAGAGCGACTCCGGCGAGCGGGTGGTCGTAGGCGTCAACCGCTTCCAGCTCGACGAGGAGGAACCGTACGAGCCGTTGCGGGTCGACCCGGTGATCGAGGCCCGGCAGGCGGACCGCTTGGCCAAGCTGCGGGCCGCACGGGACCAGGGCGCGGTGGACACGGCACTGGACGCGCTGAAGAAGGCGGCCGAGGGGGAGGAGAACGTGCTGTATCCGATGAAGGAGGCGCTGCGGGGGCGGGCGACGGTGGGGGAGGTGTGCAACGCGCTTCGGGGGGTTTGGGGGGCTTACGAGCCTTCGGAGGTGTTCTGAGCTGAGTGGTTACTTCGTATGGGTGATCATGGGCGGAATCCCTCCGCTCCCCGTTACGCTCGTGGAGAGTGCTCCCGAAAGGAGGTTGCCGTGGCTGTGATAGAGCGCGAGATGACGATCGCCGAAGCCGCCGACCGTGTCTCCAGCTGGCTGCCCGGACACCGTGTTGAGATCCTTCGAGGGAGCCTTATCGTGTCGCCGCCGCCGGATGAACCGCACCAGGGGACCGTGTTCGAGGTCGGTTGTGAAATCCGGCAGGCCGGGGCGAAGAAAGTCGGCCTCAAGGTTCGTCCCGGTATCGCTCTGTGGCTGCCGACCGGCCCGGCGGATTACGCGATCCCGGACCTGTCTGTGGTCGACGCCGACATTGCAGACGCGCTCGTCCGGAACAACTGCTATGCGCCGCATGTTTTCCACATGGTGCTGGAAGTGACCTCTTTCAATTGGTCCGATGACACGGCCCTCAAGGTCGAGCTCTACGCCGAGGCCGGGATCCCCGTGTACTTGGTGGCCGATCGCCGACACGAGGAAGTCCTGCTCTACCAGAACCCCAAGGACGGCAAGTACCCCGTCCCCACGCGCTACAAGCGAGGTGAGTCCGTCCCCGTCCCCGAATCCGTCGGTGTCACCCTGGACCTCTCGGTAGACACCCTCCTCGACGGCGACGACTGACCACGTCACCCCACGAAGCGCCCGAGATACTCCCTGAGCCCCTCCGTCGACTCGCCCGCCCAGCCCACGTACCCGTCCGGGCGGATCAGGAAGACGCCCGGGCCGTAGGGCTCCGGGGCCGCCGGGAGGGCTCGGACGCCGGGGAGGGAGGTTTCCGCGCCCAGGAGGGTCCAGTGCGGGCCCCGGAACGCGTCGAAGAGGCGGATGCCGTCCACCGAGCCGTCCGGAGCGCGGTCGCCTGCCTGGACGCCCGACGGGTTGTCCCGCGTCTCCACGCTCAGGGGCGACTCCCGGTAGCCCAGCCCCAGTTGCACCGTCGCCTTTCCGCGTCGTACCTCGCCGCGGTGCACGCCTGTCGACAGGTCGAGCATGGCCGCCGCGTTCACCCGGCGCTCCTCCTCGTAGGTGTCGAGGACTGAATCCGGTGCTCCGGCGCGCAGTACCGCGCCCAGCTTCCAGCCCAGGTTGTAGGCGTCCTGGACGCTGGTGTTCAGGCCCTGGCCGCCGGCCGGTGAGTGGATGTGCGCCGCGTCGCCGGCGAGGAAGACCCGGCCGGCCCGGAAGCGGTCCGCCAGGGCGGCGCGCGGGCGGAAGCCGGAGGCCCAGCGCAGGTCCGTGACGTCCTCGGCGGCCAGGTGTGTGTACGCGGCCACCAGTGCGCGGATGCCGTCCAGGGACACGTCGGGTTCCGTGCCCTCCGCGAGGCGCGCCTGCATCTGGAAGGCGTCGGTGCCGGCCAGCGGGCACAGGGTCACGGCGCTGCCGTCGTCCTTGGGGAACGCGTGCCAGTGGTCCCGGTCGAGCCCGTTCACTCGCACGTCCGCCACCAGGAACGACGCCGGGTCGACCGTCTCCCCGGCCATGCCGACGCCCAGCGCACGGCGGACGACCGACCGGCCGCCGTCGGCCGCGACGACGTACGCCGCACGGGTGGTCGTACCGTCGGCGAAGCGTACGGTCACGCCCTCCGCGTCCTGTTCCAGCCCCGTCACCTCGCGCCCGAAGGCCACCTCGCCTCCCAGCTCCGTCAGCCGGGCGTAGAGGATCTCCTGCGTGCGCCACTGCGCGATCATCAGCGGCTCGGTGTACGGAGCGCCCCCGTCCGCCTCCACCGGCTCGAACACCGGCTGCTCGCCGACCGGTTCGCCGTCCTTCCAGGTCATCCGGTGGGGGTAGGGGCCGCCGGCCGCCCGGATCGCCTCCACCACGCCGAGGTCGTCGAACACCTCCTGGGTGCGCGGCTGGATCCCTTTGCCGCGCGAGCCGGGGAACAGCGCCTCCGCCCGCTCCACGACCAGGGCGTCCACGCCGCGCCGGGCGAGGTCGATGCCGAGGGTCAGGCCGGTGGGACCCGCGCCCACGATCAGGACATCCATGACTTATCTCCTTAACGTTGTTAAGTACCGTCGCCCATGAGCGTGCCCTTAACGCTGTTAAGCTGTCAAGTGTGAGCCCCGAGAAACGCGCCCCGCTGGATCGCCGCCGCGTCGCCGGCACGGCTTTGCGGCTGCTGAACGATGTCGGTCTGGAGGGTCTGACCCTGCGCGCCATCGCCAAGGAGCTGGACGTCAAGGCGCCCGCGCTGTACTGGCACTTCAAGGACAAACAGGCGCTGCTGGACGAGATGGCGACGGAGATGTACCGGCGGATGGTCGCCGGTGCCGCGCTCGATCCCGCCGACACCTGGCAGGAACGGCTGCTGAAGTCGAACCGCGGACTGCGGGCCGCGCTGCTCGGCTACCGCGACGGGGCGAAGGTCTTCAGCGGTTCACGTTTCACGGGCACGGAGCACGCCCCCGCGCTGGAGGCGAACCTGCGGCTGCTGACGGAGGCCGGGTTCACCCTCGCCCAGGCCGTCCGCGCGGGCCGTACGACGAGCGCGTACACCGTCGGCTTCGTGATCGAGGAACAGGGCGTGCAGCCCCTCCCGGGCGAGCGCCGGGAGGGGTACGACGTGGCGGAACGCGCCCGGCGACTGGCCGAGTACCCGCTGGCCGCCGAGGCCGGGCAGCTGCTCTTCGACGGCTATGACGCGCAGTTCGAGGAAGGGCTGGCGATCGTCGTCGCGGGTGTCGGGGCGCGGTACGGGATCGGCTGAACCGTCAGCTTGTTCCTTGACCTCGGCCGGGCCCGAGGTCAAGGAACAGGCTCACTTCCGGGCGGCGCGGGCGTTGCGGATCGCCCTCGTCACCACCGGCGGCAGCAGATCGACGGCGACCTTGCGGGCCCGGCTCGTGCGCCTGCGTGGTGCGGGCCGGGCCGGGGACGGCGCGGGGGCGGGCGCCGGGTCCGCCGGCTCCTGCGGTTCCGGCTCCTCGGCGGCCTCCGCGTGCTTGGCGGGCGGGAAATCCGGTGCCCGCATGCCCTTCGACTTCAGCCGGACGATCCGGTGGCCGGCGGCCTCCTGGACGCTCAGATCGCAGTCGGACCGCTCCCGCACCATCGCCAGCAGCTCCTCCTGGACCGGCTCCGCGTCGCCCCAGGTGCCGTACAGCTTCTGGGTGCTCAGGCAGATGGGGCGCAGGCCGCGGTTGAGCACGGCTTCCCACGTCGCTATCGAGACACCGGGGGTGTGCTCGGAGCGGAAGTCGTCCAGGACGACGATGCCGTCCGGGAGCAGCAGATCGTGCGCGGCCCCGATGTCGCCTTGCACATGCTCGTACAGGTGAGAGGCGTCGATGTGCACGAACCGGCAGGAGCGGGGCGCGACCTCGGTGGGCACCACGGAGCTGGGACCCTGGAGCACTCGGGGCAGCTCGTCGTGGAACGCGCGGTAGTTCTCCTCGAAGACGCGCCGGGTCAGCGCGCTGTACGACTTCGTCGACTCGGCCCGGTTGGCGTCGTCCGGGGCGTCGCCCTCGAAGAGGTCGCACACGGTGTACCGCTCGGCGGGCTGCTGGTGCCGCCCTATGAAGATTGCGCTCTTGCCCATGTAGACGCCGACTTCCAGCAGATCACCCCGCATCCCGGTGGTTTCCTGCCGGTTCAGGAACCAGTCGAAGAGCAGCTGGTCGAGGACCGGGAACCAGCCGGGCACGTCATCGAGACGGCGGGGCGGTCGCGTCGTTTCCTGGATGGTGGCCATGCGGAGTGGGAACTCCCTTGTACGGCGTCTGTGGAATCCCTGCGGGGGGCCTGTGCGGCGTGGGCTCTACGGTGCCTGCCCGCAGGGTCCGTTCAAAACCCAAGCCCAGATGAACGACTGGACAACTTCCGTTCCTTGAGCGCCCTCTTCAGACGCGGGCCGAACGGCCGCTCCACGAACCGGTGGATCAGCCACGCCAGCCCCAGCATCCCGAGCACGGTCCCGACGAGCGTCGGCCACGCGGGCAGGCCGAGGCTCCGGTGCAGTATCCGGATCGCGAACCAGCCCAGGTGCTCGTGGATCAGATAGAAGGGGTACGTCAGCGCACCCGCCGTGACCAGCCAGGGCCAGGAGGCCCACCGCGTCCAGCCCAGCGCCACGACCGCGACGGCCGCGAAGGCCACGGTGACGATCAGGATGACGACGTACGGGTCGCGGTGCGGATGCGGGCCCCACAGGCCGAGGGTGGCCTCCCGCTGCGCGAGCAGCCAGGACATCGTGACGATGCCCCACGTCAGCAGGTCGCTGCCGAAACGGTGGATCAGGTACAGCGCCAGACCGCCGATGAAGAAGGGGGCGTACTGGGGCATGACCACCTGGTTCAGCAGGTTGTTGTTCGTGCTGTGGCAGAGCACCGACGCCAGCGTCCAGACGCAGGAGAACAGCACCACCCGGCGGTAGGTCACCCCGCGCAGGACGACGAGCAGCGCGAACAGC
The genomic region above belongs to Streptomyces sp. CG1 and contains:
- a CDS encoding acyltransferase family protein, translated to MAASPPGLATATGALIPRAVPGPAAGGRGSRLLALDGLRLVAALMVCLYHYVGRGGTVSASWHGSPGHLFPALSRAAVYGNFGVELFFVISGFVICMSSWGRTLGDFFRSRVARLYPAYWVALVLITGASLALPVVVHAVRLDEFLVNLTMLQQPMGATRVLGVCWTLWVEVRFYVLFALLVVLRGVTYRRVVLFSCVWTLASVLCHSTNNNLLNQVVMPQYAPFFIGGLALYLIHRFGSDLLTWGIVTMSWLLAQREATLGLWGPHPHRDPYVVILIVTVAFAAVAVVALGWTRWASWPWLVTAGALTYPFYLIHEHLGWFAIRILHRSLGLPAWPTLVGTVLGMLGLAWLIHRFVERPFGPRLKRALKERKLSSRSSGLGF